Proteins co-encoded in one Megalops cyprinoides isolate fMegCyp1 chromosome 1, fMegCyp1.pri, whole genome shotgun sequence genomic window:
- the ppp2r2d gene encoding serine/threonine-protein phosphatase 2A 55 kDa regulatory subunit B delta isoform isoform X1, which yields MKCCPCSLLLAFKPPAAAAASTTLMSASSYDQADIISTVEFNYSGDLLATGDKGGRVVIFQRELESKNRPHSRGEYNVYSTFQSHEPEFDYLKSLEIEEKINKIRWLPQQNAAHFLLSTNDKTIKLWKISERDKRAEGYNLKDEEGRLRGDPFRITSLRVPVLMPMDLMVEASPRRIFANAHTYHINSISVNSDHETYLSADDLRINLWHLEITDRSFNIVDIKPANMEELTEVITAAECHPHQCNVFVYSSSKGTIRLCDMRAAALCDRHTKFFEEPEDPSSRSFFSEIISSISDVKFSHSGRYMMTRDYLSVKVWDLNMENRPVETYQVHEYLRSKLCSLYENDCIFDKFECCWNGSDSAIMTGSYNNFFRMFDRSTRRDITLEASRESSKPRALLKPRKVCTGGKRKKDEISVDSLDFNKKILHTAWHPKENVIAVAATNNLYIFQDKIN from the exons CGGACATTATTTCAACGGTTGAATTCAACTACTCTGGAGACTTGCTAGCTACTGGAGATAAAGGAGGCAGAGTTGTCATATTTCAGCGAGAGCTGGAG AGTAAAAACCGGCCGCACTCAAGAGGGGAGTATAATGTGTACAGCACTTTCCAGAGTCACGAACCCGAATTTGACTACTTGAAAAGCTTAGAAATCGAagaaaaaattaacaaaattagGTGGTTACCCCAACAGAATGCTGCTCACTTCCTACTCTCTACAAATG ATAAAACGATCAAACTCTGGAAAATCAGCGAGAGAGACAAGCGGGCGGAGGGCTACAACCTGAAAGATGAAGAGGGAAGACTGCGGGGAGATCCCTTCAGAATCACGTCACTACGG GTACCTGTGCTAATGCCTATGGACCTAATGGTGGAAGCAAGTCCCCGAAGAATATttgcaaacgcacacacatatcacaTTAATTCCATTTCAGTAAATAGTGATCATGAAACGTACCTTTCTGCGGATGACCTAAGAATAAATCTATGGCACTTAGAAATCACAGATAGGAGTTTTA ACATTGTAGATATAAAGCCTGCCAACATGGAGGAGCTGACAGAGGTCATCACAGCCGCCGAGTGCCACCCGCACCAGTGCAACGTGTTTGTGTACAGCAGTAGCAAGGGAACCATCAGGCTGTGCGACATGAGGGCTGCGGCCCTCTGCGATAGGCATACCAAAT tctTTGAGGAGCCTGAAGACCCCAGCAGCCGGTCTTTCTTCTCAGAAATCATCTCCTCAATATCCGACGTGAAGTTCAGTCATAGTGGGCGCTACATGATGACGCGGGACTATCTCTCTGTGAAGGTGTGGGACCTGAACATGGAGAACCGGCCAGTGGAGACATACCAG GTACACGAATACCTCCGCAGCAAGCTGTGCTCGTTGTACGAGAACGACTGCATTTTTGACAAGTTTGAGTGCTGCTGGAACGGTTCTGACAG cgcAATCATGACCGGCTCCTACAACAACTTCTTCCGGATGTTCGACCGCAGCACCCGGAGGGACATCACCCTGGAGGCGTCGCGGGAGAGCAGTAAACCGCGCGCCCTGCTGAAGCCGCGCAAGGTGTGCACCGGCGGCAAGCGCAAGAAGGATGAGATCAGCGTGGACAGCCTGGACTTCAACAAGAAGATCCTCCACACGGCCTGGCACCCCAAGGAGAATGTCATCGCTGTCGCCGCCACCAACAACCTGTATATATTCCAGGACAaaatcaactaa
- the ppp2r2d gene encoding serine/threonine-protein phosphatase 2A 55 kDa regulatory subunit B delta isoform isoform X2, whose protein sequence is MAGVGGGNDVQWCFSQVKGAIDEDVAEADIISTVEFNYSGDLLATGDKGGRVVIFQRELESKNRPHSRGEYNVYSTFQSHEPEFDYLKSLEIEEKINKIRWLPQQNAAHFLLSTNDKTIKLWKISERDKRAEGYNLKDEEGRLRGDPFRITSLRVPVLMPMDLMVEASPRRIFANAHTYHINSISVNSDHETYLSADDLRINLWHLEITDRSFNIVDIKPANMEELTEVITAAECHPHQCNVFVYSSSKGTIRLCDMRAAALCDRHTKFFEEPEDPSSRSFFSEIISSISDVKFSHSGRYMMTRDYLSVKVWDLNMENRPVETYQVHEYLRSKLCSLYENDCIFDKFECCWNGSDSAIMTGSYNNFFRMFDRSTRRDITLEASRESSKPRALLKPRKVCTGGKRKKDEISVDSLDFNKKILHTAWHPKENVIAVAATNNLYIFQDKIN, encoded by the exons CGGACATTATTTCAACGGTTGAATTCAACTACTCTGGAGACTTGCTAGCTACTGGAGATAAAGGAGGCAGAGTTGTCATATTTCAGCGAGAGCTGGAG AGTAAAAACCGGCCGCACTCAAGAGGGGAGTATAATGTGTACAGCACTTTCCAGAGTCACGAACCCGAATTTGACTACTTGAAAAGCTTAGAAATCGAagaaaaaattaacaaaattagGTGGTTACCCCAACAGAATGCTGCTCACTTCCTACTCTCTACAAATG ATAAAACGATCAAACTCTGGAAAATCAGCGAGAGAGACAAGCGGGCGGAGGGCTACAACCTGAAAGATGAAGAGGGAAGACTGCGGGGAGATCCCTTCAGAATCACGTCACTACGG GTACCTGTGCTAATGCCTATGGACCTAATGGTGGAAGCAAGTCCCCGAAGAATATttgcaaacgcacacacatatcacaTTAATTCCATTTCAGTAAATAGTGATCATGAAACGTACCTTTCTGCGGATGACCTAAGAATAAATCTATGGCACTTAGAAATCACAGATAGGAGTTTTA ACATTGTAGATATAAAGCCTGCCAACATGGAGGAGCTGACAGAGGTCATCACAGCCGCCGAGTGCCACCCGCACCAGTGCAACGTGTTTGTGTACAGCAGTAGCAAGGGAACCATCAGGCTGTGCGACATGAGGGCTGCGGCCCTCTGCGATAGGCATACCAAAT tctTTGAGGAGCCTGAAGACCCCAGCAGCCGGTCTTTCTTCTCAGAAATCATCTCCTCAATATCCGACGTGAAGTTCAGTCATAGTGGGCGCTACATGATGACGCGGGACTATCTCTCTGTGAAGGTGTGGGACCTGAACATGGAGAACCGGCCAGTGGAGACATACCAG GTACACGAATACCTCCGCAGCAAGCTGTGCTCGTTGTACGAGAACGACTGCATTTTTGACAAGTTTGAGTGCTGCTGGAACGGTTCTGACAG cgcAATCATGACCGGCTCCTACAACAACTTCTTCCGGATGTTCGACCGCAGCACCCGGAGGGACATCACCCTGGAGGCGTCGCGGGAGAGCAGTAAACCGCGCGCCCTGCTGAAGCCGCGCAAGGTGTGCACCGGCGGCAAGCGCAAGAAGGATGAGATCAGCGTGGACAGCCTGGACTTCAACAAGAAGATCCTCCACACGGCCTGGCACCCCAAGGAGAATGTCATCGCTGTCGCCGCCACCAACAACCTGTATATATTCCAGGACAaaatcaactaa